One stretch of Mycteria americana isolate JAX WOST 10 ecotype Jacksonville Zoo and Gardens chromosome 16, USCA_MyAme_1.0, whole genome shotgun sequence DNA includes these proteins:
- the RAB37 gene encoding ras-related protein Rab-37 isoform X1: MSGPGGAAGSGDTPAGSGTLPALPRDYELAGKVMLLGDSGVGKTCFLLQFKDGAFLSGTFIATVGIDFRNKVVAVDGVKVKLQIWDTAGQERFRSITHAYYRDAQALLLLYDITSKMSFDNIRAWLTEIHEYAQKDVVIMLLGNKADVSSERAVRTEDGASLAREYGVPFMETSAKTGMNVELAFLAIAKELKQRAVQQPDEPRFQIQDYIESQKKKSSCCAFA; encoded by the exons ATgagcggccccggcggggcggcggggagcggggacaccccggcggggagcgggaccctcccggcgctgccccgggacTACGAGCTGGCCGGCAAG GTGATGTTACTTGGAGACTCGGGCGTGGGGAAAACCTGCTTCCTGCTCCAGTTCAAAGACGGGGCCTTTCTCTCCGGGACGTTCATAGCCACCGTGGGCATAGATTTCCGG aacAAAGTGGTGGCTGTGGACGGCGTGAAGGTGAAGTTGCAG ATCTGGGACACGGCAGGACAGGAGCGTTTCCGCAGCATCACCCATGCCTACTACAGGGATGCCCAAG ccctgcttcTGCTCTACGATATCACCAGCAAGATGTCCTTCGACAACATCCGC GCCTGGCTGACGGAGATCCACGAGTACGCCCAGAAGGACGTGGTCATCATGCTGCTGGGCAATAAG GCCGATGTGAGCAGCGAGAGGGCTGTGAGGACAGAGGACGGAGCATCGCTGGCCAGG GAGTACGGGGTGCCTTTCATGGAGACGAGCGCCAAGACAGGCATGAATGTGGAGCTGGCCTTCCTGGCCATTGCCAA GGAGCTGAAGCAGCGCGCGGTGCAGCAGCCGGACGAGCCCCGCTTCCAGATCCAAGACTACATAGAGTCGCAGAAGAAGAAATCCAGCTGCTGTGCCTTCGCCTGA
- the RAB37 gene encoding ras-related protein Rab-37 isoform X2 — MSGPGGAAGSGDTPAGSGTLPALPRDYELAGKNKVVAVDGVKVKLQIWDTAGQERFRSITHAYYRDAQALLLLYDITSKMSFDNIRAWLTEIHEYAQKDVVIMLLGNKADVSSERAVRTEDGASLAREYGVPFMETSAKTGMNVELAFLAIAKELKQRAVQQPDEPRFQIQDYIESQKKKSSCCAFA, encoded by the exons ATgagcggccccggcggggcggcggggagcggggacaccccggcggggagcgggaccctcccggcgctgccccgggacTACGAGCTGGCCGGCAAG aacAAAGTGGTGGCTGTGGACGGCGTGAAGGTGAAGTTGCAG ATCTGGGACACGGCAGGACAGGAGCGTTTCCGCAGCATCACCCATGCCTACTACAGGGATGCCCAAG ccctgcttcTGCTCTACGATATCACCAGCAAGATGTCCTTCGACAACATCCGC GCCTGGCTGACGGAGATCCACGAGTACGCCCAGAAGGACGTGGTCATCATGCTGCTGGGCAATAAG GCCGATGTGAGCAGCGAGAGGGCTGTGAGGACAGAGGACGGAGCATCGCTGGCCAGG GAGTACGGGGTGCCTTTCATGGAGACGAGCGCCAAGACAGGCATGAATGTGGAGCTGGCCTTCCTGGCCATTGCCAA GGAGCTGAAGCAGCGCGCGGTGCAGCAGCCGGACGAGCCCCGCTTCCAGATCCAAGACTACATAGAGTCGCAGAAGAAGAAATCCAGCTGCTGTGCCTTCGCCTGA
- the LOC142417704 gene encoding CMRF35-like molecule 6 translates to MGERILVWTWILLPGCWGLQGPAEVSGFPGGSVEIPCEYKPELVDANKYWCKGSSWFSCSILVQTTAPGDEARADRVSLRDDRTRHVFVVTMENLRVEDRDQYWCGIQLVWYDPMFPVMVSVLPVPTTTHYDLHTTQGEEATSAPTFPWTTLELENTVSMPKDRSLHAGTPNLLVLVLTPSAVLVLVLGIIIYCRMRRASLERSRGTSDLGAQAVALLCGVAVRVPALLPNTRANVTPMGKGSGPPKMLPFSKGSTTLA, encoded by the exons ATGGGGGAAAGGATCCTGGTCTGGACCTGGATTCTCCTCCCAG GATGCTGGGGTCTGCAGGGCCCCGCGGAGGTGAGCGGCTTCCCGGGGGGCTCTGTGGAGATACCCTGCGAGTACAAGCCGGAGCTGGTGGATGCCAATAAATACTGGTGCAAGGgcagcagctggttttcctgCTCCATCCTCGTTCAGACCACGGCCCCCGGGGATGAGGCAAGGGCGGACAGGGTCTCCCTGCGAGATGACCGCACTCGGCACGTGTTCGTGGTGACCATGGAGAACCTGAGAGTGGAGGACAGAGATCAGTACTGGTGTGGGATCCAGCTAGTCTGGTATGACCCCATGTTCCCCGTCATGGTGTCTGTTCTCCCAG TGCCCACGACAACACACTATGACCTCCACACGACACAGGGGGAAGAGGCCACATCTGCTCCCACCTTCCCATGGACTACCCTGGAGCTGGAAAACACCGTGTCCATGCCAAAAGACAGAAGCCTGCATGCTGG CACCCCAAACCTGCTTGTCCTGGTCCTGACACCTTCCGCTGTGCTGGTGCTGGTTTTGGGCATCATCATCTACTGCAGGATGAGAAGAGCATcactggagaggagcagaggtaCAAGTGATCTGGGGGCCCAAGCTGTGGCTCTCCTCTGCGGGGTGGCTGTGAGGGTGCCCGCACTGCTCCCCAACACCC gagccaatgtgacacccatggGGAAGGGCTCGGGACCCCCCAAAATGCTCCCCTTCAGCAAAGGGAGCACCACGTTGGCCTGA